The DNA region atatctttaaaaaaaaattataaatacgattcaaataatactattatatataaaatcatgttgcataagtttttatattctcactctatcgtttatgagttgattattttttaataaaagtataaaactgatgtcttcatattttataaccaacccgaactacaccgaaccaaactagaccataataatgtaaaccgaactaaatctaaaccaaaccgaactgaaccgaacttaattaaacccaaaccgaacccaaaccaaagctactttggttttaattggtttgagttttataaaacccaaattacccaaaccaacccgaacccaaaccgaacccgaaactaaaccgaaatgcccacccctaggCTACACCATCAAAGAAATGTTGGTTCTCCTATCAAGCGATTAGGTGAAGAGAGAACCAAACGATTTATTTCTGTATAATAAATATGTGaacaaagaaaattttcaaaaattataattaatatgcAAGAATTTCCaaacgaaataaaataataatttttatcataattttttagttagtaacacatatattaatgagtaattataaaatatttagtaattattatttaatataataaaaaccaaacataaaaacgtttttaagctttatgaaatcagataactaattaaaaatgatataataaaaatctttttaaaaataaaaaaagataattcatatacatattttgttattatccaagaatatctttaataaagattaaacaattatttatatatatatatatatatatatatatatatatatatatattatcatcgaaaaagaatatctttcaatcataaataaaattagttgcaaaaatatatagttaaaatatttctactatatatatgaaagctttcaagaaattaacgcaatattgaatatatattctgataaataaatttcatatataaatagtttgcTATTCTGTAAAAAAACTTAAAGGTCATAAACAATAACTTATCATGATATTTAGTTAGTAATTGTAAAATGATCAGGCCCGTTTGAGCGAGCACAACACCTAGTATGAAATATAGCATACTGTATCTTGTTTATGCTTTGGCTCCAAAAAAGTAAAATGTAATCAATGCAAGTATCTTTGAAAGGGGACCCTGGAGAATGATGATAGTGGCACAGACAAAAACAAAGCAATGAATTGAATAAAAATCGAGGACCCTCGAGAATCTTAATCAAAGCCTCTTCTTCTTTCCAAGTACTCTTCTACATCTCTACAAATCACATCAAACTGTTTTGGTATACCTTCTCTGGTTCTTGCCACAAGCAACAGACTCGATCCAACTTAAGCAGTCTTAAGAGTCATCGGAGCAAAGAGCTTTTCAAAAAAGGAACTGTGAAAGAGCTTTTCTCCAAGTGACACTGTGAATATAGCAGTACTGCAGTAGAGACTGACCCCAACAggtaatatattaaaaagaaaaaaaaagaagctcagGTCATCTGTTGTTGTAGTGCTGCTTGTATAAGGTTTCGCTTCTCCTCTGATCTGTGACGGAACAATTTCGCAATCTTTCTTCTCTCGCAGTCCTGAGTTCCAGATAATGAAACAAAGCAAAAACACATGAAAAACTTAGAAATCTAGTTCTGTATACTCTCTTTACTACTTAAAACTTATGATATAAAACACCCAATCCACAAGTTCCCCAATAGTTGATAGCATTTCAGTTAACATGTAATGCAAGAACACTTTCAAATTTACAACCCTAAACCCAGCCCATACACATGGAGTCAAGGCAACCAATTATTGTAAATGAGTAACAAACAGCTTATTATTAGACACAGAATTATAATCATAGGACTTTTCAAACGGAAATCTTTACCTTGAACATGTGAAGATTAAATGGTTTGTCAGGATTCATCCGTCTTAGTTTCTGGTAAGTATAAGCAAAGCTCAGCTGGTCACGGGGAGTGAAGCGTTCCACTTCGTTGAACCAAAGACATGAGAATAGGTTCGACATAGGAGTATGTGCCCTTACTATAAAAGACCCGTCTGGAACATCTGCGAACAAGAGTGACTGTAAGTAGGCATAATTTATTGTTACCATGACCAATGCAAACGGCCCCAAGAAAGGTTTTAATCTTAGGTTTGTATCAGttatctaacaaaatcttactgCTAGGAAGAAGCTTGAACGGATCTGAAGCGTTGAATCTGGTCAGCCCGTCAGCCTTGTAAAACTCAAACTGTTGATCAATAACAGTATGGTTGTACTTGTTCAGCTTCTTGTTTTGTGCAACCTCTTCCCATAAGCAATGGCGGTCATAGTGATTTGATATAGCATACTCGTGACCTTTACGCCATAGGAAGTACTCCAGAATGAGTAGGGGATCCAACTGAAGTCGTAACTTACTGTCCAACCAGATTGAGTACCTGGAAAAATAAACAGCAGATGAGTTTGGTTGTGTGTTATATATATCGAATTCAGATGCATATGTCCAGAGAAATAACCTTCAAGATCCAATCAATAACGGCCACAATTGATTTTTCTCTTTGtgtcaaaattatatatatgttttacaaGGTATATCTGATGCTCTTTCCGGTATGTTTTCCCAATAATACTCAATCTGTTTTCTACTGCACGTGTTGGAAAATTATGTGCTAGCTAGACCAGTAAAAATGAAAGTTATCTCTATCACATAGGACTCACCTTGCTGATGGGAAAAGTCGGTGTGGCAACAGTTTTGGTATTTTGCCAACCCTCCTCATATCTGTATAAGGCAGATTCTTTACAACAACCAACTTCCACAAACCAATGAATCCTGCTCTGTCTGGTGCATGGCCTTCTGCAGAAAGTGTTTGCATGGTAATCTCGTCCACGAACACAATGAAGCACACATTTTTTCTCGACAACCGACTTatctatatgaaaataaaataaaataatgctCAGATTAGTACAAGTAACTAAATAACATAACCAATAAAGCAAAAGGAAACTACGAACAGAAAAGAGGAAACGTGTCTTTTGAGAATATTGGGAAAACATGAGGTTGCCTGTCAACTCTTACTCCACTACAATGGAGCTCGATATTTACGAAAGACGACCTACTCTCAGGTCCCGGTAAACTCAAATAAGACCATGAACAGAGTTCTTACCAGATAGCTCTCCAAGGCTAATGAAAAACCCAAAACCAACTTTCAGATGCCAGCTATTGAAGCATTCATGACTCACCATTTGTGCACCTAGCTTAAAAACCGCTATTTTGATCCTACTTTCAGCCACTAGTCTACAAGAATTGGTTAAACTGCACCCATGATCAACACGTGTCACTCTAACTCTAAGATACGCAAGTTTCTGGTAGTTACTATGTATGTGCCACTAAAACTCACTAGTCAGATGTTCCAAACAGCATAAATATACAACGAAAATCATACCATTTTATTGGCAGGAGGCCTCAAGCGATCAGAATTGCCAAATATGCATGAGATCACAGCGATGTGGCATCTACTGATATAATTGGTATCATCTTCTGTCAGATCAAACCCAGTGGTTGGAGATCCTTTGGGAGCTTTGACAAAACCACAATGAATTTTCTTGTCTTGAGCCAAGAAGGAATCTTCACGCTCCTGTAAACTCTGGTGACCAGCAAACCTAGGCACCCACTGTTCGTCTCCATCAGGTTTATCTTCATTCTCCACGTACTGTAAGGAGAATCTAGCAGATTTTCGAGTATTCAAGGGCTCCACAATTGGTTGACTAGAATTCAATAGCTTCATCTCACAAGCTGCACGTGAAAGTtcgaaacaacaaaaaaaaaagaatgattaGAGAGACTAAGGTCCTCAACCTATCTAACTATTTACAAGTTATCACCTGAAGATCTGCGACCACGACCTCTTCGTTTTGTATCAGATCGTGATGTTTTCCCGGACTTACTACCACCCTTCCCAACAAGAGAAGACTCTCTCTTTGAAGTATCTCCCTCGGTAGATTTCTCCTTGTGGGGCTTTTCATTGTCATTATCATCATCGTCATGGCCAGAATCAACGTATTCATCCCCTTGACTATCATGAGAATCAATCGCATCATCAGCATCAGGGTCCATATCAACAGCAACAGCCTCGTGATCTCCTCCACCAACAACACCTTTGACAAGGGAAGCTTGGTACTCTGCTTCATACTTGTCTAACTCGTTCCTTCCAGCCTCATTGTAGAAACCAATCATCCCTTTCGAATCTAAACCCTTGACAGGAACCTTAGGTTTATTATGCTCCTCCACTTCATCTTCATTGTAGTCATCATCCCTTCGTCTATCATCCTTATCCCAATACCTCGAGTCTCGTCCATGAACCACTGAACCGTGACCAAACTCAAGCACCTTCCCAGGCTCGATTCTCGTCACATTCGTCAGAAAATCACCCTCGAAAGAATCCAATCCTACGAAAAATGCAACTTATAAGAAACAATCTGAAAAGAGCTAAGCAAAGCAAAACGAACGAACCTTTATTATCATCGTAGTCATTATTAGCGAAACCAGAGATGTAATAGTAGGCTAGCACAGTGACGACGAGCACAAGGCAGAGAACGAAGACAGCAGTGCCGATTCCAAGGCGACGAATCCTCTCAGGTCGAACGGATCGCCTCCAACGGTTAGTCTTCCCGTGATGCTGAGTCGCTCCTCCTCCGACACCGTTTCGGATCCCGATCGCTACGTGATCAGACGCTCCTCCGCGAACGCTGAATCTATCGGTTCCGGATTGCCTATATTGAGGCATTCTAGCATTGTAGAGAGAAGGGGGAGGGGGAAGATAAACTACACTACACTACACTACATACAATGGGGGGCGGCGCAGAGAGTTAGTTGTTGAGAAGGAGATTTGAAGTATGGATCAAGCAAGCTGTGGTTGCGTTACTTCGCTTCGCGGACGAGTAAAGATCGATTTTCACTATTAATCTCAATCTTTTGATTTTGggtgagaaaaaaagaaagaaagaaagaaagataggCAGGTTACATCTGATTGCGCGTGATCCGTGACGCGCTTCCGCCGAGTTTCTTCTATACGGAGCGTGCTTTAGATCTGTATCCAGGGACTCGAGCACCTAGATCTGCCCCGACCCGGTTTAGTTCTGGATATCCACTTTTCTCgactttttcatttaaaaaaacgcatgtttattgatttttttttttttgtcgactacCCATCTAAACTAGATCAAGTGGAGAACAGACGAGCCGATTCTCTGAGGAGTCTCTTCATTTGTCcgggtctgatctatatgggagAATATAAAGCCTCTGTTCCTCGCTTCTTTTGCTAATGCATCCGCGCGGCCATTTCGGTTCCGAGGAATATGAGAAAGACTCACATCCTCAAAATCTTCATGTAGCTTCTGAAGCATCTCAACCTCTATCTTAAATGATGGCCAATCCATCGGGTTTGTGGTTATGTCCACTAGGTCCGAGCAGTCAGTCTCGAACCGAATCGAGGTTATCCCTCTATCTCTCATACATGACGTCGCCCAAAGTAAACCCTCCATCTCAGCATGTAGAGCTAAGAGGCTCCTATAGCACGCCCGTAATCCAAAGTATTCAATGCTCACTTGATCCTTGAGACTCCACCCTAGGCCGCTAACGTTGCCATTATTGATCCATGATGCATCAATTTGACAAGTAGGGATTCGAGGGATCCAAGGGGGCATTGTCTCAACCTCTGTAGTAGGAAGATCGACGGTCTCCTCGATTTCCTCCTTTTTTCATTGGCCTTCCTCCAACATTCCGCCTCGAGGGACGCATGTTGAAGAGTGTCCATGGGAGATATGTCTTTTCCATTGAAGAGTTTGTCATTCCTCGTCTTCCAAATAAACCAACAGATCCATGGAAATGTATCGAATTGTGGTTTCAAAGGAGCCACCTCTTTGCTCTTCCAAAACAGGAGATACATGTTTTGGTAGATTGATGAACTCGGGAAGTAACCCGAAAGGGACGGATAGTCCGATAGAGCCCACACCTGTAGGGCTGGAGGGCATTCAAAAAGGAGATGATTAATTGACTCCACTGGGCCAACACATCTAGGACAACTCCTATCGGTGCCCAGGTGTCTATACGTGAGCCTCTCTGCCGTCGCCACACAACCCGAGATAGCCTGCCACAAAAAGTGCTTCATCTTACTTGGGGCCTTAATCTTCCACACCTTGCTCTGCAGGCTCGTGATACTTGGTTTTAGAACCACTTCCTGCGTAAGACTCAACTTGGTCGATCGTAAGAGATCATATCCGGTTTTAACGGAATAAACTCCAGACTTTGTGTGATTCCAAACATATCCATCCGGGGTGCTAGAGCGAGAAATTTTTAGCCCAAGTATCAAGGGGATATCGTCTGGGTGGAAAAATTGATGTAACAACTGAATATCCCACTCCTTGGTATCATTCCTAATAAAGGACTGAACAAAAAGTTGGGGCAGTCTGTATACAATGTGATCGGCAGGTCTAGGTGGCCGGGCCACTGAATCCGGAACCCAAGACTCACTCCAAACCCTTGTACCTTGACCCATTCCAATTGTTTTCCGTAATCCCGACATGAGAAGAGGTTTAGCAGCCATAATACTACGCCATCCATATGATGGTGAGTAAATACGCCGATCTTCCAAGGGAGAAGTACCATTATAGTATCTTCCTCGTAGAACACGAGCTAGTAAAGAGTTGGGATACTGAATAAGTCTCCACAATTGTTTAGCAAGAAGCGCTATGTTGAAGTCATGGAGATCACGAAAACCTAGCCCCCCCAAATCTTTGGGGGTACAGATCTCGTCTCATGCGATCCAATGTAAGCCTCTGCTGTTTTGTTTAGAGCTCCACCAAAAGTTCGACGTTGTGCTCTTTAGTTTATCGGTAATGCCTTGTGGAAGCAAGTAACACGACATCATGAAGGTCGGTAATGccttataaatattgatatttataagAGACGGTTCTTCACTTTTCTTAATTAGAGTTAACAGACGGTTTTTATATTATGCTAAAAACCCGATCATAAGAACCATGCAATGAACATGGCCTATCATGGtgaaaatttgaatatttgttaaaataatatgCGACCAAGGGCAGTCTTCCTGAAAGGAAAGTccttaaaaacatatattgttTCTAGTCTGTTTATTATACTTCAGATCTGCATATTAGAGGCGTCCAAATCTAGATCTAAATAGTAAAATCTCAGATTTTTGATTTA from Raphanus sativus cultivar WK10039 chromosome 8, ASM80110v3, whole genome shotgun sequence includes:
- the LOC108837935 gene encoding uncharacterized protein LOC108837935 codes for the protein MPQYRQSGTDRFSVRGGASDHVAIGIRNGVGGGATQHHGKTNRWRRSVRPERIRRLGIGTAVFVLCLVLVVTVLAYYYISGFANNDYDDNKGLDSFEGDFLTNVTRIEPGKVLEFGHGSVVHGRDSRYWDKDDRRRDDDYNEDEVEEHNKPKVPVKGLDSKGMIGFYNEAGRNELDKYEAEYQASLVKGVVGGGDHEAVAVDMDPDADDAIDSHDSQGDEYVDSGHDDDDNDNEKPHKEKSTEGDTSKRESSLVGKGGSKSGKTSRSDTKRRGRGRRSSACEMKLLNSSQPIVEPLNTRKSARFSLQYVENEDKPDGDEQWVPRFAGHQSLQEREDSFLAQDKKIHCGFVKAPKGSPTTGFDLTEDDTNYISRCHIAVISCIFGNSDRLRPPANKMISRLSRKNVCFIVFVDEITMQTLSAEGHAPDRAGFIGLWKLVVVKNLPYTDMRRVGKIPKLLPHRLFPSARYSIWLDSKLRLQLDPLLILEYFLWRKGHEYAISNHYDRHCLWEEVAQNKKLNKYNHTVIDQQFEFYKADGLTRFNASDPFKLLPSNVPDGSFIVRAHTPMSNLFSCLWFNEVERFTPRDQLSFAYTYQKLRRMNPDKPFNLHMFKDCERRKIAKLFRHRSEEKRNLIQAALQQQMT